A region of Nitrospirota bacterium DNA encodes the following proteins:
- the nadD gene encoding nicotinate (nicotinamide) nucleotide adenylyltransferase encodes MKIGIFGGAFNPVHYGHLKTADEVLRVLSLDKIIFVPAGSPPFNKPGLAEAGQRFEMVKAAIAGHPEFEVSDIELRREGKSYTIETVEKLAEKGAALFLIIGIDAFRDMPLWKETDRLFSMVNVVVISRPGYSFAGLSSSPYLKRVSIEVLDELDSGKRRLFALPTSGEKEIILCKVVDVNVSSSHIREAISRGMDTASLLPESVKSYIILHNLYKNNNN; translated from the coding sequence ATGAAGATCGGTATATTCGGCGGCGCGTTCAATCCTGTTCACTATGGCCATCTGAAGACTGCTGATGAAGTCCTCAGGGTACTCTCGCTTGATAAGATAATTTTTGTTCCGGCAGGCAGCCCGCCGTTTAATAAACCCGGACTTGCGGAAGCAGGGCAAAGGTTTGAGATGGTAAAGGCGGCGATCGCGGGCCATCCTGAATTTGAGGTTTCAGATATTGAACTGAGAAGAGAAGGAAAGTCTTATACGATCGAGACCGTAGAGAAATTGGCTGAGAAAGGTGCGGCTCTTTTTTTAATTATCGGGATAGACGCTTTCAGGGACATGCCGCTGTGGAAAGAGACGGATAGGCTCTTCTCCATGGTCAATGTTGTTGTGATCTCAAGGCCGGGTTATTCATTTGCAGGGTTGTCATCATCACCCTATCTGAAAAGAGTATCAATAGAGGTGCTGGATGAGCTTGACAGCGGAAAGAGAAGATTGTTTGCGCTTCCCACCTCAGGAGAAAAGGAGATCATCCTCTGCAAGGTGGTCGATGTGAATGTCTCTTCATCGCATATAAGAGAGGCGATAAGCAGGGGGATGGATACAGCGAGCCTCTTGCCTGAATCTGTTAAATCCTATATAATTTTGCATAACCTGTATAAAAATAATAATAACTGA
- a CDS encoding response regulator, whose amino-acid sequence MKKILIIDDNEKNRKLFKVILESRGYETVEADNGKEGIRLARETKPLLVLMDIQMPGMDGIEAAKRLKSEDETAGIPVIAVTSYAMKGDREKFLETGFTDYVSKPIDVNEFIAAIDKYMHGEGI is encoded by the coding sequence ATGAAAAAGATCCTTATAATTGATGATAACGAAAAGAACCGTAAACTCTTTAAAGTTATCCTTGAGAGCCGCGGGTATGAAACTGTTGAGGCTGATAACGGGAAAGAGGGTATCCGCCTTGCAAGGGAGACTAAACCACTTCTCGTCCTGATGGACATACAGATGCCGGGAATGGACGGGATCGAGGCGGCAAAAAGACTTAAGTCGGAAGATGAGACAGCGGGCATTCCGGTAATCGCAGTAACGTCATACGCGATGAAAGGCGACAGGGAAAAATTTCTTGAGACCGGCTTTACCGATTATGTCTCCAAACCCATAGACGTCAATGAATTTATCGCTGCAATTGATAAATATATGCATGGAGAAGGGATATGA
- a CDS encoding GAF domain-containing protein — MLKIRSLTTKYVIIGSIFLFIVTAFTFTSFWFTEHLKSEARRINVAGSLKMEMIEIAWLFNRAGHEAGAERSRTIEIVIIKEIAEIDKALNDIKYGDKSTGLGPLAHKPLIVPLDSLVSKWQTEAKPMIIETADKVLKGEKGAQVGYDIRSKRCIETIDSFLNRLVENYEFEFKLYNDLRFAIIGFSFVIFMAMAVYVRKKLVSPIMQLKEMAGMIEKGFYDVSAAVDNKDELGELAQSFNHMAKTLDVTFDRNIGLIHSLNALYDVSKEILSIRDINLLLEKIADNARKLLGAKYAVISILNKEGRYEYFVPSGIPPDLFKKMKREHGLPVGKGLLGYLLKEGKSVRVSDISKHSEFVGLPAGHPPMKTFLGVPVSLQNEIIGRLYFADKLDGEPFNQDDENLAVSFTAIVSLAINNVRMLEKVNLLASFPEKNPHPVLECDSSCNITYINPAASDIIKAQGIRGHALIPSDIQEIAEGMRLSGVHVTYHEIKVGGMLFGEYIHLLPDNETIRIYGFDITERKSAEEKLRESESSLQRAQSVAHIGSWYLDIIHDELFWSEETYRIFGIPMEATLSYKCFLDVVHPDDRELLDKAWAAALKGEPYDIKHRVLVDGNLKWVREIAEIEFNKEGAAVKGIGTVQDITALKEAEDELKEYSEKLEDKVKKRTEELEVAKFQAEAANTAKSEFLANMSHELRTPLNSILGFSDVLINGMAGPLTGKQIEFTTDIKDSGSHLLSLINDILDLSKVEAGKMELDPGSFNLKDLLNNSLAMFKEKAMKHKIKIKFEAGRGVGAITADERKIKQVVFNLLSNALKFTPDGGSVSVAARLTPPASPPPLSLRPTVGALKQGGEGELIEISVADTGIGIAAEDMGKLFQPFQQIEHHLSKKYEGTGLGLSLCKQFVELHGGRIWVESEVGKGSRFVFTLPLTGGNE, encoded by the coding sequence ATGCTGAAAATCAGGTCGCTTACCACGAAATATGTCATCATCGGTTCAATCTTTCTGTTCATTGTGACTGCCTTCACTTTTACGTCATTCTGGTTCACCGAACATTTAAAGAGCGAGGCAAGGAGGATCAATGTCGCAGGCTCGCTGAAGATGGAGATGATTGAGATAGCCTGGCTCTTTAACAGGGCAGGGCATGAAGCAGGCGCGGAGCGCAGCCGGACGATTGAAATCGTCATCATAAAAGAGATCGCTGAAATAGACAAGGCGCTCAATGATATTAAATACGGGGACAAGAGTACCGGGCTTGGCCCCCTGGCTCACAAGCCGTTAATTGTTCCCTTAGATAGTCTTGTCTCAAAATGGCAGACAGAAGCCAAGCCAATGATAATAGAGACCGCTGACAAGGTTCTAAAAGGGGAGAAGGGCGCTCAGGTGGGATACGATATCAGGAGCAAGAGATGTATTGAAACAATTGACTCGTTTCTCAACCGGCTTGTTGAAAATTACGAGTTTGAGTTCAAACTATACAATGATTTGCGTTTTGCCATTATCGGATTTTCTTTTGTTATATTCATGGCGATGGCTGTTTATGTCAGGAAGAAACTCGTCTCACCCATTATGCAATTAAAAGAAATGGCAGGGATGATAGAGAAAGGGTTTTATGATGTGTCAGCGGCTGTAGATAATAAAGATGAACTGGGAGAGCTTGCGCAAAGTTTTAATCATATGGCGAAAACTCTTGATGTAACATTCGACAGGAACATCGGGCTTATTCACAGCCTTAACGCGTTATATGACGTCTCCAAAGAGATATTGAGCATTCGTGACATCAACCTGCTTCTTGAAAAAATAGCTGATAACGCCCGCAAGCTGCTGGGCGCTAAATATGCCGTGATCAGCATTCTGAACAAAGAGGGGAGATATGAATACTTTGTGCCTTCCGGCATCCCGCCTGACCTTTTCAAGAAGATGAAGAGAGAACATGGACTACCTGTGGGAAAAGGGCTTCTCGGTTATTTATTAAAAGAGGGCAAATCGGTCCGTGTTTCTGATATATCGAAGCATTCTGAATTTGTGGGGCTGCCGGCCGGACACCCCCCGATGAAGACATTTCTTGGTGTGCCGGTCAGCCTGCAAAATGAGATCATTGGAAGGCTTTATTTCGCGGATAAACTTGACGGGGAACCATTTAATCAGGATGACGAGAATCTGGCGGTCTCCTTTACCGCTATCGTCTCTCTTGCGATAAATAATGTCCGGATGCTGGAAAAGGTCAATCTTCTTGCCTCATTTCCAGAGAAGAACCCCCATCCTGTGCTTGAATGTGATTCAAGTTGCAATATCACATATATTAATCCGGCAGCGTCTGACATTATTAAAGCCCAAGGCATTAGAGGACATGCTTTAATACCTTCAGATATTCAGGAGATCGCGGAAGGGATGAGGCTCTCCGGTGTGCATGTGACGTACCATGAAATAAAAGTCGGCGGTATGCTGTTCGGTGAATATATTCACCTCTTGCCGGATAATGAGACTATCAGGATATATGGTTTTGATATAACCGAGCGCAAGTCTGCCGAAGAGAAGCTCAGAGAGAGTGAATCCAGCCTTCAAAGGGCCCAGTCTGTCGCGCATATCGGAAGCTGGTATCTGGACATAATACATGATGAACTCTTCTGGTCTGAAGAGACTTACCGCATATTCGGTATCCCGATGGAAGCTACCTTGTCCTATAAGTGTTTTCTTGATGTCGTTCATCCCGATGACAGGGAATTACTTGATAAGGCATGGGCTGCCGCTCTCAAGGGGGAGCCTTACGATATCAAGCATCGCGTATTGGTTGACGGCAATCTGAAGTGGGTGAGGGAGATTGCCGAGATAGAGTTCAACAAAGAAGGCGCTGCTGTAAAAGGGATAGGAACGGTTCAGGATATAACAGCGCTGAAAGAGGCTGAAGATGAGCTTAAAGAATACAGTGAGAAGCTTGAAGATAAGGTGAAGAAGAGGACGGAAGAGCTTGAAGTGGCAAAGTTTCAGGCAGAGGCGGCAAACACGGCAAAGTCGGAGTTCCTGGCAAACATGTCGCATGAGCTCAGGACGCCGCTTAATTCCATATTGGGGTTTTCAGATGTTTTAATAAACGGCATGGCCGGCCCTCTGACCGGGAAGCAGATAGAATTCACGACAGATATAAAAGACAGCGGCAGCCACCTCCTCAGCCTGATAAATGACATTCTCGACCTCTCAAAGGTCGAGGCGGGCAAGATGGAGCTTGATCCGGGCAGTTTCAACCTGAAGGATTTACTGAACAACAGCCTTGCGATGTTTAAAGAGAAGGCTATGAAACATAAGATAAAGATTAAATTTGAAGCAGGCCGAGGGGTGGGTGCAATAACTGCAGATGAGAGAAAGATAAAACAGGTAGTCTTTAACCTGCTCAGCAACGCCCTGAAATTCACGCCTGACGGGGGAAGCGTGAGCGTTGCAGCACGGCTAACGCCCCCGGCTTCGCCACCCCCTCTTAGCTTAAGACCAACAGTAGGTGCTCTTAAGCAGGGGGGCGAGGGGGAGTTAATCGAGATCAGTGTCGCCGACACAGGCATCGGCATCGCCGCTGAGGACATGGGGAAGCTCTTTCAGCCTTTTCAGCAGATTGAGCACCATCTTTCCAAGAAGTATGAAGGAACAGGGCTGGGGCTGAGCCTTTGCAAGCAGTTTGTTGAACTTCACGGCGGAAGGATATGGGTTGAGAGCGAGGTGGGCAAGGGCAGCAGGTTTGTATTTACTCTTCCCTTGACCGGAGGGAACGAATGA
- a CDS encoding DUF1049 domain-containing protein, translated as MGKLIVLFILIFISALGMLAFLNSSTVSVTVWQGTTFKDIPIIAVILMSTAIGFFSMFIVAVFRDAKRFIDNWQAQRSQKEEQKIEQQYAKGLNAFHASRFDEAAELLKRINDEEPKHANAFLRLGDVYFTKGDLVSARDYYAKAAALKPRDIEILMSLERVFEKEQKWQDALKYLNRVLDIDEGNLMALRKKRDIFDKTRRWEDVIDVQSKILKGDLSADEIINEEDMLLGYRYELCRQQITSGNSDKAVKALRSIIKADKDFVAAHIALAETCLEENQDDDAIEVLINGYQTTSSLVFLARLEDLFLSIGEPGKIIDFYIESAEKNSADPRIQFLLAKLYYRLEMIDDALNTLTNVDFSVFDSSDIHVLLGNIYQRRSQYEQAADEFKKALKVDKPIVIPFCCSKCSYTSRKWAGRCPECKSWNTLAFDLNGACKK; from the coding sequence ATGGGAAAGTTAATAGTTCTCTTTATTTTGATCTTCATCTCAGCGCTCGGCATGCTTGCGTTCTTAAACAGCAGCACCGTCTCTGTGACAGTCTGGCAGGGGACCACTTTTAAAGATATCCCCATTATCGCAGTTATTCTCATGTCAACGGCGATAGGTTTCTTCTCAATGTTCATTGTGGCGGTCTTCAGGGATGCAAAGCGCTTTATCGATAACTGGCAGGCGCAGCGCAGCCAGAAGGAAGAGCAGAAGATAGAGCAGCAATATGCAAAGGGGTTGAACGCGTTCCATGCCTCAAGGTTTGATGAGGCTGCCGAACTTCTTAAGCGCATAAATGACGAAGAGCCAAAGCATGCGAACGCCTTTTTGCGGCTTGGAGATGTATATTTCACAAAGGGTGACCTTGTAAGCGCAAGGGACTATTATGCCAAAGCCGCTGCCCTCAAGCCGAGGGACATAGAGATACTGATGTCTCTGGAAAGGGTATTTGAGAAAGAACAGAAGTGGCAGGATGCCCTGAAATATCTCAACAGGGTGCTTGATATTGATGAAGGCAACCTTATGGCGCTCCGTAAGAAGAGAGATATCTTTGATAAGACCCGAAGATGGGAGGATGTGATAGATGTCCAGAGCAAGATACTCAAGGGTGATCTCTCCGCTGATGAGATAATTAATGAGGAGGATATGCTTCTCGGATATAGATATGAACTATGCCGGCAGCAGATCACATCCGGTAATTCTGATAAGGCGGTAAAGGCACTGAGGTCGATCATCAAGGCTGACAAGGATTTTGTAGCTGCCCACATCGCCCTCGCAGAGACATGCCTTGAAGAGAATCAGGATGATGATGCGATAGAGGTACTTATTAACGGGTATCAAACCACGTCATCACTTGTATTCCTTGCCAGGCTTGAGGATCTTTTCCTCTCCATAGGCGAGCCCGGCAAGATCATAGATTTTTATATTGAGTCTGCTGAAAAGAACTCTGCGGATCCCAGGATACAGTTCCTTCTTGCAAAGCTGTATTATCGTCTTGAGATGATCGATGACGCGCTTAATACTCTGACCAATGTTGATTTCTCTGTTTTTGATTCTTCTGACATACATGTGCTGTTAGGCAATATCTACCAAAGGCGCTCGCAGTACGAACAGGCCGCGGATGAGTTTAAAAAGGCGCTTAAGGTCGATAAACCGATCGTCATACCTTTCTGCTGTTCGAAATGCAGCTATACCTCCAGGAAATGGGCGGGCAGGTGCCCTGAATGCAAGAGCTGGAACACGCTTGCCTTTGATCTGAATGGCGCCTGTAAAAAATAA
- the rsfS gene encoding ribosome silencing factor, whose product MIKERAVEAAKIASGKKAKDIIILQLAGLTAFADYFVICSGENPVQIRTIAEAIEKDFKTNAGIMPMGIEGLANGQWVLMDYGDIIIHIFNEESRSFYNLEKLWMDAPRISFKG is encoded by the coding sequence ATAATTAAAGAAAGAGCTGTTGAAGCGGCAAAGATCGCTTCCGGAAAGAAAGCAAAAGATATCATCATCCTTCAGCTTGCAGGCCTCACGGCATTCGCTGACTATTTTGTGATCTGTTCAGGTGAAAATCCGGTCCAGATAAGAACCATAGCCGAGGCTATTGAGAAGGACTTTAAAACGAATGCCGGCATCATGCCTATGGGCATAGAGGGGCTGGCGAACGGGCAGTGGGTATTGATGGATTACGGTGATATAATAATTCATATATTTAATGAGGAGTCCAGGTCTTTCTATAACCTTGAAAAGCTCTGGATGGATGCGCCGAGGATATCTTTCAAGGGTTAA
- a CDS encoding HD domain-containing protein encodes MNSNFFRQNKVLISVVFTLFLIVGSVVFITAKQIYELEITLEEKNDKARLETAKEVLEIFFAGLARQLLFLKDIPVTRAYVDSGFTSFLKRDEVLGAFHVLTLNYPYLYRISIIDPANNEMVKVENDHDGHHAVAADGGAYNIIPLNYINYPSDMKAGDVYVSSVNLNAEQNAGVVTYIPSIDLATPLFDSKGARKGFLVINIFLSKVFSQMPEDIFLNTEEGDIISFRPDGTLEFDKSKFTFVGRQGKLDISGKESIHYLTADILSIRKILLGNKHDLSLFRASMIGLAMPPASLVLLFISLIGLVAYLNVSRYKELVLSQKTLIHSLADLTEYRDNDTGYHLKRTKHYAIALTRQLRKNNKYRNVITEEFIQDIADASPLHDIGKVGIKDAILLKPGKLTDEEYEKMKKHVYIGKDVLDRDLDEFKTKQSFLIMGRNICAYHHEKYDGTGYIGLKGEKIPLEARIFALCDAYDAIRASRPYEGEVPHEKAVERIMADRGKHFDPDIVDAFMKCSTGFFEISNSC; translated from the coding sequence ATGAACAGCAATTTCTTCAGACAAAACAAGGTATTGATATCGGTAGTTTTCACACTGTTTCTTATTGTGGGTTCGGTTGTCTTTATTACTGCTAAGCAGATATATGAGCTTGAGATAACACTTGAGGAAAAGAACGATAAGGCACGCCTCGAGACTGCGAAAGAGGTGTTGGAGATATTCTTTGCAGGTTTAGCCCGCCAGCTTTTATTTCTTAAGGATATTCCTGTTACAAGAGCATATGTTGACAGCGGCTTCACATCTTTTCTGAAGAGAGATGAGGTGCTGGGCGCGTTTCATGTCCTGACATTAAACTATCCTTACCTCTACCGGATAAGCATTATTGATCCGGCAAATAATGAAATGGTAAAGGTAGAAAATGATCATGACGGGCACCACGCGGTTGCTGCTGACGGCGGCGCTTATAATATAATCCCTCTCAATTATATTAACTATCCCTCGGATATGAAAGCAGGCGATGTATATGTCTCTTCCGTAAACCTGAATGCTGAACAAAATGCAGGAGTGGTGACTTATATCCCGTCCATTGACCTGGCGACTCCTCTTTTTGATTCAAAAGGCGCAAGAAAGGGGTTTCTCGTCATTAATATCTTTCTTTCAAAGGTATTCAGCCAAATGCCGGAAGATATTTTTCTGAATACAGAAGAGGGCGATATCATCTCATTCAGGCCTGACGGCACACTTGAATTCGATAAGTCCAAATTTACATTCGTCGGCAGGCAGGGCAAACTCGATATCTCTGGAAAAGAGAGCATACATTACCTTACCGCTGATATCCTTTCGATAAGAAAAATACTGCTTGGCAATAAACATGACCTTTCATTGTTCAGGGCATCCATGATAGGGCTTGCCATGCCGCCCGCCTCGCTTGTTCTTCTCTTTATCTCTCTTATCGGCCTTGTCGCGTATTTGAATGTTTCGAGGTATAAAGAGCTTGTTTTATCCCAGAAGACACTGATACATTCTCTTGCCGACCTTACAGAATACAGGGATAACGATACCGGTTATCATTTAAAAAGGACAAAACATTACGCTATTGCCTTGACGAGGCAGCTGCGGAAGAATAATAAGTACCGTAATGTAATTACTGAAGAATTCATTCAGGATATTGCCGATGCCTCGCCGCTGCATGATATCGGGAAGGTCGGAATAAAGGACGCCATATTGTTGAAACCCGGGAAGCTGACCGATGAAGAATACGAGAAGATGAAAAAACATGTTTATATAGGGAAAGATGTGCTTGACAGGGATCTTGATGAGTTTAAAACAAAACAGTCATTCCTGATCATGGGCAGGAATATTTGCGCGTACCATCATGAAAAATACGACGGCACCGGTTATATCGGTTTAAAAGGAGAAAAGATACCTTTGGAAGCCAGGATATTCGCTCTGTGTGACGCCTATGACGCGATAAGGGCTTCAAGGCCTTATGAGGGCGAGGTGCCGCATGAGAAAGCTGTTGAAAGAATAATGGCAGACAGAGGCAAACACTTTGATCCGGATATTGTGGATGCCTTTATGAAATGCAGTACCGGGTTTTTTGAAATAAGCAACAGCTGCTGA
- a CDS encoding RNA ligase partner protein, with amino-acid sequence MAPVKNKKDRLVLDTSLFVNPDVRNHFGNSPTEAMENFLRMAEQIPSLEFYMPSSIFNELLNFVDKKKIPGALLAVIHQKSPSKHELTTPAFFLYELIEDMRQRINKGLRVAETAVKSAGKLDEREIIQNMRKGYREALREGILDSKEDVDLILLAKELDAVLVTVDQGAIKWAEKLGIRWLIPEKFKEYLESFIDNSKE; translated from the coding sequence ATGGCGCCTGTAAAAAATAAAAAAGACAGGCTCGTCCTTGATACAAGCCTCTTTGTAAATCCTGATGTGCGCAATCACTTTGGAAATTCGCCCACCGAGGCCATGGAAAATTTTCTGCGCATGGCAGAGCAGATCCCGTCGCTTGAGTTTTATATGCCGTCATCTATCTTTAACGAACTCCTGAACTTTGTGGACAAGAAGAAGATACCGGGAGCGCTCCTTGCCGTTATTCATCAGAAATCGCCGAGTAAACACGAGCTGACCACCCCGGCCTTCTTTCTCTATGAGCTTATTGAAGATATGAGGCAGAGGATAAACAAGGGGCTGAGGGTTGCCGAGACTGCCGTGAAGAGCGCGGGCAAGCTTGATGAGCGGGAGATCATACAGAATATGAGGAAGGGCTACAGGGAGGCGCTCAGAGAGGGCATCCTCGACAGCAAAGAAGACGTTGACCTCATACTCCTTGCGAAAGAGCTTGATGCGGTGCTTGTGACGGTTGACCAGGGCGCCATAAAATGGGCTGAGAAGCTCGGCATCAGATGGCTGATCCCTGAGAAGTTCAAAGAGTATCTTGAAAGTTTTATAGACAATTCAAAAGAATAA
- a CDS encoding site-specific DNA-methyltransferase: protein MKAFETTKYLFRKEEISIGKTYQIQAESSGVRLHYEHPNGKLYQGDSIAWLNSLEDESVDLIFADPPYNINKAEWDNFESQEHYIEWSLKWIEPSARILKPHGSLYVCGFSEILADLKHPTAKYFKSCRWLIWHYKNKANLGNDWGRSHESIIHFRKASKGKLNIDEIRIPYGAHTLKYPSHPQAVTSQYGNGENREHWKPHPRGAKPKDVIDIPTTCNGMGEKTPHPTQKPEELVRKFVLASSNKGDIVLDPFSGSGTTLVVAEQLNRRWLGCDINAEYNELAIERLEHVKNMSIEDWIEHDRKVQERRESIR from the coding sequence ATGAAAGCATTCGAGACAACAAAGTATCTTTTCAGGAAAGAAGAAATAAGTATTGGCAAAACATATCAGATTCAAGCTGAAAGTTCCGGCGTTAGACTGCATTATGAACATCCGAACGGGAAACTTTATCAAGGAGACAGTATCGCCTGGCTAAATTCTTTAGAGGACGAAAGCGTAGACTTAATATTTGCTGATCCTCCATATAATATTAATAAAGCGGAGTGGGACAATTTTGAAAGCCAGGAGCATTATATAGAGTGGTCATTAAAATGGATTGAACCGTCAGCCAGGATTTTAAAGCCGCACGGCTCGTTATACGTCTGTGGATTTTCAGAGATATTGGCTGACCTCAAACATCCAACCGCAAAATATTTTAAGTCATGTCGCTGGTTGATATGGCATTATAAAAATAAGGCGAATCTTGGAAACGACTGGGGGCGCTCCCATGAAAGCATTATCCATTTTCGCAAAGCCTCAAAAGGCAAACTGAATATAGATGAAATTCGTATTCCATACGGAGCGCATACCTTAAAATATCCATCACATCCACAGGCTGTAACCAGTCAGTATGGGAATGGCGAGAATAGAGAACATTGGAAGCCGCACCCAAGAGGCGCGAAACCCAAGGACGTTATAGACATTCCAACTACGTGCAACGGAATGGGAGAAAAAACGCCTCACCCCACGCAAAAACCTGAAGAGCTTGTGCGTAAGTTTGTTCTGGCATCTTCCAATAAAGGCGATATTGTCCTTGATCCCTTCTCAGGTTCAGGCACAACACTTGTTGTGGCAGAACAATTAAACCGCCGATGGTTAGGTTGTGACATAAACGCGGAGTATAATGAATTGGCAATTGAGCGGCTTGAACACGTTAAGAATATGTCGATAGAAGATTGGATTGAACATGACAGAAAAGTTCAAGAGAGGCGGGAGTCTATCCGATGA
- a CDS encoding glutamate-5-semialdehyde dehydrogenase — protein MDIKAYVLNKAHEAKEGSRAIAKASSEVKNKALIKMAEAILKSSKGLQAANKKDVAAAKKKGLSKAMIDRLTLTQKGIEQMAQGLVEIAALPDPSGEILKMQTRPNGMMVGKMRVPIGVIAIIYESRPNVTADATALCLKAGNAVVLRGGSEAIHSNTAIVKVLRGAIKSQGIHQGVITFINTPDRQAVMEMLKLEGIIDLVIPRGGESLIRAVTENSRIPVLKHYKGVCHVFVDRDADLKMAEEICFNAKVQRPATCNAMETMLVDEMIAEKFLPSMIRRFKKGGVKLKGDEASRKYDKTISLAAENDYHTEYIDKIMNIKIVKDIDAAMDHIAKYSSAHTDSIVTEDYNKAMRFLKEVDSSSVMVNVSTRFSDGFQYGLGAEMGISTDKIHARGPMGLEELTCTKFIVMGNGQVRT, from the coding sequence ATGGATATTAAGGCATATGTATTAAATAAAGCGCATGAGGCAAAGGAAGGGTCGAGGGCTATTGCAAAGGCATCTTCTGAAGTAAAGAACAAGGCTCTGATAAAGATGGCAGAGGCCATCCTGAAAAGTTCAAAAGGGCTTCAGGCCGCGAATAAGAAAGATGTCGCAGCCGCAAAAAAGAAGGGGCTTTCAAAGGCCATGATTGACAGGCTCACACTGACGCAAAAGGGGATAGAGCAGATGGCGCAGGGGCTTGTTGAGATAGCGGCACTGCCTGACCCTTCAGGTGAGATACTCAAGATGCAGACAAGGCCGAACGGGATGATGGTCGGCAAGATGAGGGTTCCTATCGGCGTGATAGCTATCATCTATGAATCAAGGCCCAATGTGACAGCGGATGCTACCGCGCTCTGCCTAAAGGCGGGCAATGCGGTCGTGCTCAGGGGCGGCTCCGAGGCGATCCACTCCAACACCGCTATCGTGAAGGTGCTCAGAGGCGCCATAAAATCTCAGGGCATACATCAGGGCGTCATAACATTCATAAATACTCCTGACAGGCAGGCTGTAATGGAGATGCTCAAGCTTGAGGGGATAATAGACCTTGTCATTCCGCGCGGAGGAGAGAGCCTCATAAGGGCTGTTACCGAAAACTCGCGTATCCCGGTGCTCAAACATTACAAGGGAGTCTGCCATGTATTTGTTGACCGTGACGCAGACCTTAAGATGGCTGAGGAGATATGCTTTAACGCCAAGGTGCAGCGTCCCGCTACATGCAACGCAATGGAGACGATGCTTGTGGATGAGATGATCGCGGAAAAGTTTCTCCCTTCCATGATAAGGAGGTTCAAGAAGGGAGGGGTCAAGCTTAAGGGCGATGAGGCTTCAAGAAAATATGACAAAACTATTTCACTTGCTGCAGAGAATGATTACCACACTGAATACATCGACAAGATAATGAACATAAAGATAGTGAAAGACATCGATGCCGCGATGGACCATATCGCAAAGTACAGCTCTGCGCATACTGATTCAATAGTCACTGAGGACTATAACAAGGCGATGAGGTTTCTAAAAGAGGTGGACTCTTCCTCTGTAATGGTGAATGTATCAACAAGGTTCAGCGACGGCTTTCAGTACGGACTCGGCGCTGAGATGGGCATATCAACCGACAAGATACACGCGCGCGGCCCCATGGGGCTTGAGGAGCTGACCTGCACGAAGTTCATTGTAATGGGTAATGGGCAGGTAAGAACCTGA